A single window of Cataglyphis hispanica isolate Lineage 1 chromosome 2, ULB_Chis1_1.0, whole genome shotgun sequence DNA harbors:
- the LOC126859187 gene encoding exocyst complex component 3: MSTRTTANMEDLQKLEEEAKARGTKYVTNLLQRPGQLEKIDMYKRRISRKKASVETMLKTAMQSQLDGVRVGFEQLQSSLESITVVKEDLNHVNQLFSSIAKLSSRLQAVQEENMRHSQYVIAKENLKHIFTVPESVEKTKQWINEGKLLHAHQSLMDLETSRDELLYELHKLPNQSPADTIMLKAYFEDVEMLSQLMEKQIRLVLSRTLNTVRKEPTVIVTPLRIIEREEKADQFAIQRHKQSGFMAPGRPKRWKDMAMKVLEKSVANRIEGTQVDERADNKMWLVRYLELTRLLILEDLRVVKTLCKPCFPPSYDIVRTFVKMYHTSLSQHLKDIITNGLEGNEYVSLLAWIMNTYTGSELMQHPELNIDTSDIGPLLSPEMINDLQEKYLRNMCQNYEDWMRKTLETEKLDWRSGVLPDSSTQELYYHTAAPVIIFQMIDQNLQVAKTISSDLTAQALVLCIEQVIKYGNMYRQAILEFKTKHFEDRSQVPYFTHHMITIVNNCMQFNKLAQQMKQLYWMPNITGDATVKFENLLANYQQLRNEAAAILLQESFLDLELHFQDLITPRWLSSSIPVETICVTLEDYFQDYNHLSPENFEYVITEAQNLIAKRYISAMLQRKISLKTYEECLTCTSKIMTEADKLKNFFDRIAPKIGNFNSPFEIIKRLAEVLRCEDAEILSLDLHSLVEKYPDMTEDHLIRLLGLRGDISRAEARSKVSYIMEAQRNRKPVQSITSSIFKQIVIQDSFLGWKP, encoded by the coding sequence ATGTCAACAAGAACGACAGCGAATATGGAAGATCtacaaaaattagaagaaGAGGCGAAAGCTAGAGGTACAAAGTATGTCACAAATCTTCTGCAGCGGCCAGGTCAACTGGAAAAGATCGACATGTATAAACGTAGAATCAGCAGGAAAAAGGCATCTGTCGAAACTATGTTAAAGACCGCGATGCAAAGTCAATTGGACGGAGTCAGAGTCGGCTTCGAGCAGCTACAAAGTTCTCTAGAAAGTATCACCGTTGTTAAAGAGGATCTGAATCATGTTAATCAGTTGTTCAGTTCCATTGCAAAGCTTAGTTCAAGACTACAAGCAGTACAGGAAGAGAACATGCGTCATTCTCAATATGTCATCGCAAAAGAGAACTTAAAGCATATATTCACTGTTCCAGAGAGCGTCGAGAAGACGAAACAGTGGATAAACGAGGGCAAATTGTTGCACGCGCATCAGAGTCTGATGGATCTTGAAACTTCTAGAGATGAATTATTATACGAGCTTCATAAATTGCCAAATCAATCGCCAGCGGATACAATTATGCTGAAAGCTTATTTTGAAGATGTGGAAATGCTTTCTCAACTTATGGAGAAACAGATCAGGCTGGTATTGAGTCGTACTTTAAATACAGTTAGAAAGGAACCTACTGTTATAGTAACACCTCTGAGAATTATAGAAAGGGAAGAAAAAGCGGATCAGTTTGCTATTCAAAGACACAAACAAAGCGGTTTCATGGCACCAGGTAGACCTAAGAGATGGAAAGATATGGCGATGAAGGTATTAGAAAAATCAGTGGCCAATAGAATTGAAGGAACTCAGGTAGATGAGAGGGCGGATAACAAAATGTGGCTAGTAAGATATTTAGAACTTACGAGACTCTTGATCCTTGAGGATTTGAGAGTAGTAAAGACTTTATGTAAGCCTTGTTTTCCACCTTCATATGACATAGTAAGGACTTTTGTTAAAATGTATCATACCAGTCTATCCCAACATTTAAAGGATATAATTACCAATGGATTGGAAGGTAACGAATATGTTTCTCTGTTAGCATGGATTATGAATACTTATACGGGATCAGAACTAATGCAACATCCCGAGTTAAATATCGACACATCCGATATTGGTCCATTACTTAGTCCTGAGATGATAAACGATCTTCAGGAGAAGTATTTGCGAAACATGTGTCAAAATTATGAAGATTGGATGAGAAAAACTTTGGAAACAGAGAAACTCGATTGGAGAAGCGGTGTCTTACCTGACAGCAGTActcaagaattatattatcacaCCGCAGCAccagttattatatttcaaatgatTGATCAAAATCTTCAAGTTGCAAAGACCATCAGTTCTGATTTAACGGCGCAAGCGTTGGTTCTCTGTATAGaacaagtaattaaatatggtAACATGTATAGACAAGCGATACtagaatttaaaacaaaacacTTTGAAGACAGGAGTCAGGTTCCTTACTTCACTCATCATATGATTACAATAGTCAATAACTGTATGCAGTTCAACAAGTTGGCGCAGCAGATGAAGCAACTTTACTGGATGCCCAATATTACCGGAGACGCCactgtaaaatttgaaaatcttttagCGAATTATCAACAATTGAGGAACGAGGCCGCAGCCATATTATTGCAAGAATCCTTTCTGGATCTGGAACTGCATTTTCAAGATTTGATTACACCCAGATGGTTGTCGTCATCTATCCCGGTGGAGACTATCTGCGTTACCTTGGAAGATTATTTTCAGGATTACAATCATCTGAGTCCTGAAAATTTTGAGTATGTTATCACCGAAGCGCAGAATCTAATCGCGAAGCGTTACATATCCGCGATGTTACAGAGGAAAATATCATTGAAAACGTATGAAGAATGCTTGACATGCACGTCGAAAATAATGACGGAGGCGGAtaaactgaaaaattttttcgacaGAATTGCGCCAAAAATCGGTAATTTCAATTCGCCGTTCGAGATAATAAAACGTCTTGCCGAGGTACTGAGATGCGAGGACGCGGAGATTCTCTCGCTCGATCTGCATTCGTTAGTCGAGAAGTATCCCGATATGACCGAGGATCATCTGATTAGACTGCTCGGTCTTCGGGGCGATATATCGCGAGCAGAAGCCCGAAGCAAGGTCTCTTATATCATGGAAGCTCAGCGAAATCGAAAGCCCGTGCAATCCATCACAAGCAGTATATTCAAGCAGATAGTAATACAGGATAGCTTCCTTGGTTGGAAGCCTTGA
- the LOC126859188 gene encoding protein O-glucosyltransferase 2-like isoform X1: MHRLITLLLLLVCARTKNQFDIDPLKTIVWGPGLRPAAITMRARYFFLQLVDLDGRNLTKSPGENIVTGQIYGHSFNNVPCRIWTQIFDCKDGSFIVRYKIFNTCSNINIKIKIKGNELSLPHLEIQGPVYEEECYCPNPSIINWLYHYQCRQNYTQIHDDLSPFINIDFDNIRQSIIKRYDQPNSVSICHYVLKSNRIYRQCYGQYVGFKIFMDTILLSLARKVVLPDIEFFVNLGDWPLVPDTGPLYPIFSWCGSSNTKDIVMPTYDITESSLEAMGRVMLDTLSVQGNTGLSWENKIEQLFWRGRDSRRERLDLIDISRKHPELFNVSITNFFFFRDEMDKYGPAQNHVSFFNFFKYKYQLNIDGTVAAYRFPYLLAGDSLVFKQESNYYEFFYKDLIPVLHYIPVKSDLSDLVDKIMWAKEHDEDALKIVKSARQFARDNLLPRDILCYYTVLFHEWSKRLKSKTEILDNMEEVPQPSHSCQCHYSNLNFRDEL, from the exons ATGCACCGTTTAATAACATTGTTATTGTTACTTGTTTGCGCGAGAACGAAAAATCAGTTTGATATAGATCCATTGAAAACAATCGTATGGGGTCCAGGACTGAGACCAGCAGCAATTACCATGCGTGCCAGATATTTCTTTCTACAACTTGTAGATTTAGATGGAAGAAa TCTGACAAAATCTCCTGGTGAAAATATAGTTACTGGGCAAATATATGgacattcttttaataatgtacCATGCCGCATATGGACTCAAATTTTTGACTGTAAAGATGGAAGTTTTATTGTacgctataaaatttttaatacttgttctaacattaatattaaaataaagattaaggGAAATGAATTATCATTGCCTCATTTAGAAATCCAag GTCCTGTTTATGAGGAGGAATGTTACTGTCCAAATCCATCAATCATTAATTGGCTATATCATTATCAATGCCGACAAAATTATACTCAAATACATGATGATCTTTctccatttataaatattgattttgataACATACGCCAAAGCATTATTAAGAGATATGATCAACCAAACAGTGTTAGCATTTGTCATTATGTATTGAAATCTAACAGa atttataggCAATGTTATGGTCAATATGTtggctttaaaatatttatggataCTATATTGTTGTCGCTCGCACGTAAAGTGGTACTGCCAGACATTGAATTTTTCGTAAATCTGGGTGATTGGCCGCTCGTTCCTGATACAGGCCCACTTTATCCTATTTTTTCATGGTGTGGTTCTAGCAATACTAAAGATATTGTTATGCCTACATATGATATCACAGAATCATCTTTAGAAGCAATGGGCAG gGTAATGTTAGATACGCTCTCCGTACAAGGTAACACTGGACTGTCATGGGAAAACAAAattgaacaattattttgGCGTGGACGTGATTCCAGAAGAGAACGACtagatttaatagatatttcaaGAAAGCATCCAGAGCTCTTCAATGTTTCTATTActaatttcttcttctttaggGATGAAATGGATAAATATGGGCCTGCACAAAACCAtgtgtcattttttaatttttttaag tacaaATATCAATTGAATATTGATGGCACAGTAGCAGCATATCGATTCCCATATTTACTTGCTGGAGATTCTTTAGTTTTTAAGCAAGAATCCAATTattacgaatttttttataaagatcttATACctgtattacattatatacctGTAAAGAGCGATCTCTCGGATCTTgtcgataaaattatgtgGGCAAAGGAACATGACGAggatgcattaaaaattgttaaatctgCCAGACAATTTGCAAGAGACAATTTATTACCACGTGATATACTATGTTATTATACAGTTTTATTTCAT gagTGGAGTAAACGCTTAAAGAGTAAAACTGAAATACTAGATAACATGGAAGAAGTACCACAACCTAGTCATTCTTGTCAGTGTCATTATAGCAATTTAAACTTTAGAGATGAGTTGTAG
- the LOC126859188 gene encoding protein O-glucosyltransferase 2-like isoform X2 has translation MHRLITLLLLLVCARTKNQFDIDPLKTIVWGPGLRPAAITMRARYFFLQLVDLDGRNLTKSPGENIVTGQIYGHSFNNVPCRIWTQIFDCKDGSFIVRYKIFNTCSNINIKIKIKGNELSLPHLEIQGPVYEEECYCPNPSIINWLYHYQCRQNYTQIHDDLSPFINIDFDNIRQSIIKRYDQPNSVSICHYVLKSNRIYRQCYGQYVGFKIFMDTILLSLARKVVLPDIEFFVNLGDWPLVPDTGPLYPIFSWCGSSNTKDIVMPTYDITESSLEAMGRVMLDTLSVQGNTGLSWENKIEQLFWRGRDSRRERLDLIDISRKHPELFNVSITNFFFFRDEMDKYGPAQNHVSFFNFFKYKYQLNIDGTVAAYRFPYLLAGDSLVFKQESNYYEFFYKDLIPVLHYIPVKSDLSDLVDKIMWAKEHDEDALKIVKSARQFARDNLLPRDIL, from the exons ATGCACCGTTTAATAACATTGTTATTGTTACTTGTTTGCGCGAGAACGAAAAATCAGTTTGATATAGATCCATTGAAAACAATCGTATGGGGTCCAGGACTGAGACCAGCAGCAATTACCATGCGTGCCAGATATTTCTTTCTACAACTTGTAGATTTAGATGGAAGAAa TCTGACAAAATCTCCTGGTGAAAATATAGTTACTGGGCAAATATATGgacattcttttaataatgtacCATGCCGCATATGGACTCAAATTTTTGACTGTAAAGATGGAAGTTTTATTGTacgctataaaatttttaatacttgttctaacattaatattaaaataaagattaaggGAAATGAATTATCATTGCCTCATTTAGAAATCCAag GTCCTGTTTATGAGGAGGAATGTTACTGTCCAAATCCATCAATCATTAATTGGCTATATCATTATCAATGCCGACAAAATTATACTCAAATACATGATGATCTTTctccatttataaatattgattttgataACATACGCCAAAGCATTATTAAGAGATATGATCAACCAAACAGTGTTAGCATTTGTCATTATGTATTGAAATCTAACAGa atttataggCAATGTTATGGTCAATATGTtggctttaaaatatttatggataCTATATTGTTGTCGCTCGCACGTAAAGTGGTACTGCCAGACATTGAATTTTTCGTAAATCTGGGTGATTGGCCGCTCGTTCCTGATACAGGCCCACTTTATCCTATTTTTTCATGGTGTGGTTCTAGCAATACTAAAGATATTGTTATGCCTACATATGATATCACAGAATCATCTTTAGAAGCAATGGGCAG gGTAATGTTAGATACGCTCTCCGTACAAGGTAACACTGGACTGTCATGGGAAAACAAAattgaacaattattttgGCGTGGACGTGATTCCAGAAGAGAACGACtagatttaatagatatttcaaGAAAGCATCCAGAGCTCTTCAATGTTTCTATTActaatttcttcttctttaggGATGAAATGGATAAATATGGGCCTGCACAAAACCAtgtgtcattttttaatttttttaag tacaaATATCAATTGAATATTGATGGCACAGTAGCAGCATATCGATTCCCATATTTACTTGCTGGAGATTCTTTAGTTTTTAAGCAAGAATCCAATTattacgaatttttttataaagatcttATACctgtattacattatatacctGTAAAGAGCGATCTCTCGGATCTTgtcgataaaattatgtgGGCAAAGGAACATGACGAggatgcattaaaaattgttaaatctgCCAGACAATTTGCAAGAGACAATTTATTACCACGTGATATACTAT ga
- the LOC126859177 gene encoding basic salivary proline-rich protein 1-like: MSVTFAQRGRPPPNPAQIQKMLDENSQLIQMIQEYQNKGKAQDCVQYQQMLHRNLVYLASIADVNQNLQTLLPLPQGIPNGPQHGMMNPQGVPSGPGASASPGGEMTPNTQPTMPIAQGPYRGPVMPGQGPSINRPPTAPGPQQYRGPQGYPQQSSQQGYPAQYASQNPSSNYQGPQGSAYTPGQPNQYGPPNTSQQQGYNAATQPNYGPPTTVNSYGPQSGGYPPPGTAQPPSGYGPPPPNQQGYPLSNASQQNFSSGSQQQQQPGQYGSPSPQPNYQQPPSQAPPQNAYAAGQPGNYPPPSSQAYANNVPPQNYPPPPTTSTNQPPQAGSQQNAGPQPNYVNQPSPGPGATQYGPVSTSPPFSTSSASGGNTYAQSQPTSTPSASTQTYPPSSGPPPTSQAGNYAPPPAPSGYSVHQTPHPTSHPPHPPPPHQSPHQPPHTPHQSSHQPSHQSSHQPSSHQSPHQPPQQSQQQSQTAPQTQQQPSQSPVPSGFQPPSGPPQGPAPPPGPQQQPTYGPTTTQTYVPPTPGGQPQIYSPHPPQGGQHYGHPQYPPQSYPPPPAGQGYPQYPPRPPGGHMPPPPGPQGPPPPNQYGGYGYQPPTQ, translated from the exons ATGTCTGTGACTTTTGCGCAACGTGGTAGGCCACCTCCAAATCCTGCTCAAATACAGAAG ATGCTTGACGAAAATAGTCAACTTATACAAATGATTCAAGAGTATCAAAATAAGGGCAAAGCACAGGATTGTGTAca ATACCAGCAAATGTTACATCGCAACTTGGTATATTTAGCATCTATTGCAGATGTGAATCAGAATCTTCAAACATTATTACCT CTACCTCAAGGTATTCCCAATGGTCCTCAGCATGGTATGATGAATCCGCAAGGAGTTCCAAGTGGTCCAGGTGCTTCAGCTAGTCCTGGAGGAGAAATGACTCCAAATACACAGCCAACTATGCCAATAGCACAAGGGCCTTATCGTGGACCTGTGATGCCTGGTCAAGGACCTTCCATAAata GACCTCCAACTGCACCAGGTCCACAACAATATAGAGGTCCACAAGGTTACCCTCAACAGTCTTCTCAGCAAGGTTATCCTGCTCAATATGCCAGTCAGAATCCTAGTTCTAATTACCAAGGACCGCAAGGATCTGCATACACTCCTGGTCAACCAAACCAATATGGACCACCAAATACTTCTCAGCAACAGGGATATAATGCAGCAACACAGCCAAATTATGGTCCTCCGACTACAGTGAACAGCTATGGTCCACAATCAGGAGGTTATCCACCGCCGGGTACAGCTCAGCCACCTTCCGGATACGGACCTCCACCGCCAAATCAGCAAGGTTATCCATTATCAAACGCTTCACAGCAAAATTTCTCATCAGGTAgtcaacaacaacaacaaccaGGACAATATGGCAGTCCTAGTCCACAACCAAATTATCAGCAGCCTCCATCCCAAGCACCACCTCAAAATGCATACGCCGCTGGACAACCTGGAAATTATCCCCCCCCATCTTCACAGGCATATGCGAATAATGTTCCACCGCAAAATTATCCACCACCTCCGACAACCAGCACGAATCAACCCCCTCAAGCTGGATCTCAGCAAAATGCGGGTCCTCAGCCCAACTATGTTAACCAGCCGAGCCCAGGTCCTGGGGCAACGCAGTACGGTCCCGTTTCTACATCTCCGCCATTTAGTACTTCCTCCGCGAGCGGCGGCAATACTTATGCTCAGAGTCAGCCAACAAGCACACCATCTGCCTCAACACAGACATATCCACCAAGTAGTGGTCCGCCACCAACATCGCAGGCTGGAAATTATGCCCCCCCGCCGGCCCCTTCTGGATATTCTGTTCATCAAACACCTCATCCGACGTCGCATCCCCCGCATCCGCCGCCGCCGCATCAATCACCCCATCAGCCACCACATACTCCGCATCAATCATCCCATCAACCATCACATCAGTCGTCCCATCAACCGTCTTCCCATCAATCGCCACATCAGCCACCACAACAATCTCAGCAACAGTCGCAAACAGCTCCGCAGACGCAACAGCAGCCGTCTCAAAGTCCAGTCCCGAGTGGATTTCAACCACCGTCTGGCCCACCGCAAGGTCCCGCCCCACCACCAGGCCCTCAACAACAGCCTACTTATGGACCCACTACTACGCAAACATATGTTCCACCAACACCAGGAGGGCAACCACAG ATTTATAGTCCACATCCACCACAAGGGGGACAACACTATGGGCATCCACAATATCCTCCTCAAAGTTATCCTCCACCACCAGCAGGTCAAGGATATCCACAATATCCTCCACGACCACCTGGTGGACATATGCCTCCTCCACCGGGACCACAAGGGCCACCACCACCTAATCAGTATGGAGGTTATGGTTATCAACCACCCacacaataa
- the LOC126858851 gene encoding copper chaperone for superoxide dismutase isoform X2 translates to MALAKIEFAVHMTCEKCVDAISKSVADLKGIRNIDISLERGTVIVETDLPYSIIQERIEQTGRQAVLKGYGDGLSAVSMLGGNSGYSVGDLIKGVIRFAQTPEGCIIDGTVDGLTPGEHGIHIHECGDISSGCDSIGEHFNPNNSPHGAPENDLSQRHIGDLGNILADTTGRATFRKIDRYLKISDIIGRSLSITNDSDDLGRGDNPESKINGNSGNRLACGIIARSSGLLQNTKKICACDGLTIWDERDQALANNHANL, encoded by the exons ATGGCTTTGGCAAAA ATCGAGTTTGCGGTACATATGACATGCGAGAAATGTGTCGATGCAATTTCCAAGAGTGTGGCAGATCTGAAGGGTATccgaaatattgatatatcattGGAACGTGGTACTGTTATCGTTGAAACGGATCTACCTTATTCTATCATACAAGAAAGAATCGAACAAACTGGAAGGCAGGCAGTGCTAAAAGGATATGGAg atgGATTAAGCGCTGTATCAATGCTGGGTGGGAACTCAGGATACAGCGTAGGTGATTTGATCAAAGGTGTAATAAGATTTGCACAAACTCCAGAGGGATGTATTATAGATGGTACAGTTGATGGATTAACTCCAGGAGAACATggtatacacatacatgaaTGTGGTGATATATCTAGTGGTTGTGATAG CATAGGTGAGCACTTTAATCCAAATAATTCTCCACATGGTGCTCCTGAAAATGATCTGTCTCAGAGG CATATTGGTGATCTTGGTAATATCTTAGCAGACACTACAGGCCGAGCTACTTTTCGGAAGATAGATAGATACCTTAAAATATCTGACATAATTGGTAGATCACTCAGTATTACCAATGACTCGGATGATTTGGGAAGAGGTGACAATCCAGAATCCAAAATAAATGGAAACAGTGGAAATAG GCTGGCTTGCGGCATTATAGCCAGATCTTCtggattattacaaaatacgaaaaaaatttgtgcatGTGATGGTCTTACAATATGGGACGAAAGAGATCAGGCGCTTGCAAATAATCATG caaatttgtaa
- the LOC126858851 gene encoding copper chaperone for superoxide dismutase isoform X1: protein MALAKIEFAVHMTCEKCVDAISKSVADLKGIRNIDISLERGTVIVETDLPYSIIQERIEQTGRQAVLKGYGDGLSAVSMLGGNSGYSVGDLIKGVIRFAQTPEGCIIDGTVDGLTPGEHGIHIHECGDISSGCDSIGEHFNPNNSPHGAPENDLSQRHIGDLGNILADTTGRATFRKIDRYLKISDIIGRSLSITNDSDDLGRGDNPESKINGNSGNRLACGIIARSSGLLQNTKKICACDGLTIWDERDQALANNHGTKNYIELNEKICTVI from the exons ATGGCTTTGGCAAAA ATCGAGTTTGCGGTACATATGACATGCGAGAAATGTGTCGATGCAATTTCCAAGAGTGTGGCAGATCTGAAGGGTATccgaaatattgatatatcattGGAACGTGGTACTGTTATCGTTGAAACGGATCTACCTTATTCTATCATACAAGAAAGAATCGAACAAACTGGAAGGCAGGCAGTGCTAAAAGGATATGGAg atgGATTAAGCGCTGTATCAATGCTGGGTGGGAACTCAGGATACAGCGTAGGTGATTTGATCAAAGGTGTAATAAGATTTGCACAAACTCCAGAGGGATGTATTATAGATGGTACAGTTGATGGATTAACTCCAGGAGAACATggtatacacatacatgaaTGTGGTGATATATCTAGTGGTTGTGATAG CATAGGTGAGCACTTTAATCCAAATAATTCTCCACATGGTGCTCCTGAAAATGATCTGTCTCAGAGG CATATTGGTGATCTTGGTAATATCTTAGCAGACACTACAGGCCGAGCTACTTTTCGGAAGATAGATAGATACCTTAAAATATCTGACATAATTGGTAGATCACTCAGTATTACCAATGACTCGGATGATTTGGGAAGAGGTGACAATCCAGAATCCAAAATAAATGGAAACAGTGGAAATAG GCTGGCTTGCGGCATTATAGCCAGATCTTCtggattattacaaaatacgaaaaaaatttgtgcatGTGATGGTCTTACAATATGGGACGAAAGAGATCAGGCGCTTGCAAATAATCATGGtaccaaaaattatatagagttGAATGAGAAAATATGCACAGTAATTTGA